Proteins encoded together in one Gemmatimonadales bacterium window:
- a CDS encoding class I SAM-dependent methyltransferase, producing MTRIAPGSEELQGFYRQRVAWRKTGEERMRFRKAARLARVAPDAAVLDIGCRDGGLRRFLPPGVRYQGMDITPEFAGPDIVVRDVSDGIPFPDASFDHVFCIEVLEHVPNPYGALREMHRVLRPGGVLVLSVPNPYHVKELVWNLLRIPDRQGHIYGWTRQTMTRLGEMNGFRLDGFGGTYLHPPIPMFALLARSIVYRFVKA from the coding sequence GTGACCCGGATCGCCCCCGGCTCGGAGGAGCTGCAAGGCTTCTACCGCCAGCGCGTCGCGTGGCGCAAGACCGGCGAGGAGCGGATGCGCTTCCGCAAGGCCGCGCGGCTCGCGCGCGTGGCGCCGGACGCGGCGGTGCTCGACATCGGCTGCCGCGACGGCGGGCTCAGGCGCTTCCTGCCGCCGGGCGTCCGCTACCAGGGGATGGACATCACCCCCGAGTTCGCCGGCCCCGACATCGTCGTCCGCGACGTCTCCGACGGCATCCCGTTCCCCGACGCCTCGTTCGACCACGTGTTCTGCATCGAGGTGCTGGAGCACGTGCCCAACCCGTACGGCGCCCTGCGGGAGATGCACCGGGTGCTGCGCCCGGGCGGCGTGCTGGTGCTGTCGGTCCCGAACCCGTACCACGTGAAGGAGCTGGTCTGGAACCTGCTGCGCATCCCGGACCGGCAGGGCCACATCTACGGGTGGACGCGCCAGACCATGACCCGGCTCGGCGAGATGAACGGGTTCCGCCTCGACGGGTTCGGCGGCACGTACCTCCACCCGCCGATCCCGATGTTCGCGCTGCTCGCGCGCTCGATCGTGTACCGGTTCGTCAAGGCGTGA
- the lptB gene encoding LPS export ABC transporter ATP-binding protein, whose translation MSEALLTQLRGRDPSICLALAALLRSADEGGTTPFGAAAVAYREDYLAALRRAAGDAGLTDPGTLSVDDVRRHLAASVLPRLATEAVILDAGRGWDESAVVQFHPETWATLAADREGARTMLLETAWQGMVTHDTGDQPAAVEGEPAGSLLEAFGLRKTYSRRTVVDDVDIRLGQGEIVGLLGPNGAGKTTTFYMMVGLITPEAGRIQLDGQDISSLPMYLRARQGIGYLAQEPSVFRKLTVEENLLAILETLPIGHEERMHRLETLLDELSIRHLRRSKAYSLSGGERRRLEITRALVTRPKFMLLDEPFSGVDPIAVHDIQTIVAGLRRKGIGVLITDHNVEQTLDIVDRAYIMFEGKVQVSGTVRALVYDDRVAELYLGPTLTARLRARLSPAA comes from the coding sequence GTGAGCGAAGCCCTGCTCACCCAGCTGCGGGGCCGCGACCCCTCGATCTGCCTGGCGCTCGCCGCGCTGCTGCGGAGCGCCGACGAGGGCGGCACCACGCCGTTCGGCGCCGCGGCCGTCGCCTACCGCGAGGACTACCTCGCCGCGCTCCGCCGCGCCGCCGGCGACGCCGGCCTCACCGACCCCGGCACGCTGTCGGTGGACGACGTGCGTCGCCACCTCGCGGCGTCCGTGCTGCCGCGGCTCGCCACCGAGGCGGTGATCCTCGACGCGGGCCGCGGCTGGGACGAGAGCGCCGTGGTGCAGTTCCATCCGGAGACCTGGGCCACGCTGGCCGCCGACCGCGAGGGCGCGCGGACGATGCTGCTCGAGACGGCGTGGCAGGGCATGGTCACGCACGACACCGGCGACCAGCCCGCGGCCGTCGAGGGCGAGCCGGCGGGCAGCCTGCTCGAGGCCTTCGGCCTGCGCAAGACCTACAGCCGGCGCACGGTGGTGGACGACGTCGACATCCGGCTCGGGCAGGGGGAGATCGTGGGCCTGCTGGGGCCGAACGGGGCCGGCAAGACCACGACCTTCTACATGATGGTGGGCCTGATCACGCCGGAGGCCGGCCGCATCCAGCTGGACGGCCAGGACATCAGCAGCCTGCCGATGTACCTGCGGGCGCGGCAGGGCATCGGCTACCTGGCGCAGGAGCCCTCGGTGTTCCGCAAGCTCACGGTGGAGGAGAACCTCCTCGCCATCCTCGAGACGCTGCCCATCGGCCACGAGGAGCGGATGCACCGGCTGGAGACCCTGCTCGACGAGCTGTCGATCCGGCACCTGCGGCGCAGCAAGGCCTACTCGCTCTCGGGCGGCGAGCGGCGCCGGCTGGAGATCACCCGCGCGCTGGTGACGCGGCCCAAGTTCATGCTGCTGGACGAGCCGTTCTCGGGCGTGGACCCCATCGCCGTGCACGACATCCAGACCATCGTGGCCGGCCTGCGGCGCAAGGGCATCGGGGTGCTCATCACCGACCACAACGTGGAGCAGACGCTCGACATCGTGGACCGCGCCTACATCATGTTCGAGGGCAAGGTCCAGGTCTCCGGCACCGTCCGCGCCCTGGTGTACGACGACCGGGTGGCGGAGCTGTACCTCGGGCCCACCCTCACCGCGCGCCTGCGGGCGCGCCTGTCGCCGGCCGCGTGA
- a CDS encoding glycosyltransferase family 2 protein has translation MSLADGRGPVQVSVLVPAKDEAENLPEFVAQAAAALAAAPFSAEVVVVDDGSADATPRVLAELGARHAFLRSVRHRTRQGIADALRTAGQAARGQVLVFYPADLQYLPAEIPSLVAPILAGEADLVTGTKQGRYEKAFVSGVYNRLCRWLFGVRVTDLNSVKAYRREIMDAVPPRADWHRFFAVVASAEGFRLAERPVTLHPRRAGTSKFGIGRIPVGVMDLVSVWFQLKYGRKPMLFFGVTGTLLFLLGFLAGVVALVIRFGFGVGFRPLLNLIEILVISGIALFGFGFIGEMMAGQREETRELRRELARLRDERSATGPADGAGTRP, from the coding sequence ATGAGCCTCGCCGACGGCCGCGGCCCGGTGCAGGTGAGCGTCCTGGTACCGGCCAAGGACGAGGCGGAGAACCTCCCGGAGTTCGTCGCCCAGGCGGCCGCCGCGCTGGCGGCGGCGCCGTTCTCGGCCGAGGTCGTGGTGGTGGACGACGGCAGCGCGGACGCCACGCCCCGGGTGCTGGCCGAGCTCGGGGCGCGGCACGCCTTCCTCCGCTCGGTGCGGCACCGCACCCGGCAGGGCATCGCGGACGCGCTCCGGACGGCGGGGCAGGCCGCGCGCGGCCAGGTGCTGGTCTTCTATCCCGCCGACCTGCAGTACCTCCCGGCGGAGATCCCCTCGCTGGTGGCGCCGATCCTCGCCGGCGAGGCCGACCTGGTGACCGGCACCAAGCAGGGGCGCTACGAGAAGGCGTTCGTCTCCGGCGTCTACAACCGGCTGTGCCGCTGGCTGTTCGGCGTGCGCGTCACCGACCTCAATTCCGTCAAGGCGTACCGCCGGGAGATCATGGACGCGGTGCCCCCGCGCGCCGACTGGCACCGGTTCTTCGCGGTGGTGGCGAGCGCCGAGGGCTTCCGGCTGGCCGAGCGCCCCGTGACGCTGCACCCCCGCCGCGCCGGCACCAGCAAGTTCGGCATCGGCCGCATCCCGGTCGGCGTGATGGACCTCGTCTCGGTGTGGTTCCAGCTCAAGTACGGCCGCAAGCCGATGCTGTTCTTCGGCGTCACCGGCACGCTGCTGTTCCTGCTCGGCTTCCTGGCCGGCGTCGTGGCGCTCGTCATCCGGTTCGGCTTCGGCGTCGGGTTCCGGCCGCTCCTCAACCTGATCGAGATCCTGGTCATCTCGGGGATCGCCCTGTTCGGCTTCGGCTTCATCGGCGAGATGATGGCGGGCCAGCGCGAGGAGACCCGCGAGCTGAGGCGGGAGCTGGCGCGGCTCCGGGACGAGCGGTCCGCGACCGGCCCGGCGGACGGCGCCGGCACGCGGCCGTGA
- a CDS encoding HAD hydrolase family protein — protein sequence MIEPGIARRVRLVGFDVDGTMTDGGLYIGSAGGQPVELKRFDIQDGLGVHLLRVAGLVVAIVTGRAGDAARLRAEELEVDDFAADAGARKLAAFEAILARRQTRWEEACFIGDDLPDLPLLRRVGLPVAVANACREAKEAARYTTAAAGGRGAVREFAEAFLQARGVWADAVRTYLRERGDVAAR from the coding sequence ATGATTGAGCCGGGCATCGCCCGGCGCGTGCGGCTCGTCGGCTTCGACGTCGACGGCACCATGACCGACGGCGGGCTGTACATCGGGAGCGCCGGGGGCCAGCCGGTCGAGCTGAAGCGCTTCGACATCCAGGACGGCCTCGGCGTGCACCTGCTCCGGGTCGCGGGCCTGGTGGTCGCGATCGTGACCGGGCGCGCGGGCGATGCCGCCCGGCTGCGCGCCGAGGAGCTCGAGGTGGACGATTTCGCGGCCGACGCCGGGGCCCGCAAGCTCGCGGCATTCGAGGCCATCCTGGCGAGGCGCCAGACCCGCTGGGAGGAGGCCTGCTTCATCGGCGACGACCTCCCGGACCTGCCGCTCCTCAGGCGCGTCGGCCTCCCGGTCGCGGTCGCCAACGCGTGCCGCGAGGCGAAGGAGGCGGCGCGGTACACCACCGCGGCGGCCGGGGGGCGCGGCGCCGTCCGCGAGTTCGCCGAGGCCTTCCTGCAGGCCCGCGGCGTGTGGGCCGACGCGGTGCGCACCTATCTCCGGGAGCGGGGCGATGTCGCAGCACGCTGA
- a CDS encoding KpsF/GutQ family sugar-phosphate isomerase produces the protein MSQHADAAGHALERGRQVLVQEAGAVAALAQRLDGRFADAVRLVVGCRGRIVVSGVGKSGVIARKIAATLTSTGSPATYLHAVDSVHGDLGIVGRDDVAILLSKSGETDELFPLVGFLKRLGVPIVAITGGPESTLAHHADVTLDASIAEEACPLDLAPTTSTTVALALGDALAVAVFEAKGFKEEDFARLHPGGALGRRLLLLVRDVMVTQNLPTLGADASMRQCVLLLAERRGTVVVVDDRRGVAGVVTAGDLTRLMERRPDFLDVPVSEVMTRTPKLAKPDELGSSAVNRLEQHGIMAMPVVDDDGLLLGIVHLHDLLRAGAG, from the coding sequence ATGTCGCAGCACGCTGACGCGGCCGGCCACGCGCTGGAGCGGGGCCGCCAGGTGCTGGTCCAGGAGGCGGGCGCGGTGGCGGCCCTGGCCCAGCGGCTCGACGGGCGGTTCGCGGACGCCGTACGGCTGGTGGTGGGGTGCCGGGGCCGCATCGTGGTGTCGGGCGTCGGCAAGTCGGGCGTGATCGCGCGCAAGATCGCCGCCACGCTCACCTCGACCGGCTCCCCGGCGACCTACCTCCACGCGGTGGACAGCGTGCACGGCGATCTCGGGATCGTCGGGCGCGACGACGTGGCGATCCTGCTCTCCAAGAGCGGCGAGACGGACGAGCTGTTCCCGCTGGTCGGGTTCCTCAAGCGCCTCGGCGTGCCGATCGTCGCCATCACCGGCGGGCCGGAGTCGACCCTGGCGCACCACGCGGACGTGACGCTCGACGCCTCGATCGCCGAGGAGGCGTGCCCGCTCGATCTCGCGCCCACCACCAGCACCACCGTGGCCCTGGCGCTCGGCGACGCCCTCGCCGTCGCCGTCTTCGAGGCCAAGGGGTTCAAGGAGGAGGACTTCGCCCGGCTGCATCCGGGCGGCGCGCTCGGGCGGCGGCTCCTGCTGCTGGTGCGGGACGTGATGGTGACCCAGAACCTCCCCACGCTCGGAGCCGACGCCAGCATGCGGCAGTGCGTGCTGTTGCTGGCCGAGCGGCGGGGCACGGTGGTCGTGGTGGACGACCGGCGCGGCGTGGCCGGCGTGGTGACGGCCGGCGACCTCACCCGGCTGATGGAGCGCCGGCCCGACTTCCTGGACGTGCCCGTGAGCGAGGTGATGACCCGCACCCCCAAGCTCGCCAAGCCCGACGAGCTGGGGAGCTCCGCCGTGAACCGCCTCGAGCAGCACGGCATCATGGCGATGCCGGTGGTGGACGACGACGGCCTGCTGCTCGGCATCGTCCACCTCCACGACCTGCTGCGGGCGGGGGCGGGATGA
- a CDS encoding lysylphosphatidylglycerol synthase domain-containing protein, whose product MPRRWRLALELVVAVVVVALVARTIAANWDSFRALHFTLVLRPAWLALSVVSLALVSALQIESWRRLLAGWGQRLRFAAGARIWFLANLGRYVPGKVWSVAGMVVLAEREGVQRWASAASAVAVQAVGIGTAAALVAAATPHAYSPVRVAAAALLGLGTVALLAWKGALPRVGRLVGAAGEWRALPAGAVFAGAALTLLSWGVYGFAFWALGRGIGLPPVLPLADAAGVFALGYIVGLLALFAPGGIGFREATFLALLTPYLGGGGALALSLASRLELTLTEAAAGLGALALGGRKGRESLERRP is encoded by the coding sequence GTGCCTAGACGCTGGCGCCTGGCGCTGGAACTGGTCGTGGCGGTGGTCGTCGTCGCCCTGGTCGCCCGGACCATCGCCGCCAACTGGGACAGCTTCCGCGCGCTGCATTTCACGCTCGTGCTGCGCCCGGCCTGGCTGGCGCTGTCGGTCGTGAGCCTCGCGCTGGTCTCGGCCCTGCAGATCGAATCGTGGCGGCGCCTGCTGGCGGGCTGGGGACAACGGCTACGGTTCGCCGCCGGGGCGCGGATCTGGTTCCTCGCCAACCTCGGCCGCTACGTCCCGGGCAAGGTGTGGAGCGTGGCCGGCATGGTCGTGCTCGCCGAGCGGGAAGGGGTGCAGCGCTGGGCCTCGGCGGCCTCGGCGGTCGCGGTGCAGGCGGTCGGCATCGGGACCGCGGCGGCTCTGGTCGCGGCGGCGACGCCCCACGCGTACTCGCCGGTGCGGGTGGCCGCGGCGGCGCTCCTGGGGCTCGGCACGGTGGCGCTGCTGGCGTGGAAGGGTGCGCTCCCCAGGGTCGGGCGCCTGGTCGGGGCCGCCGGCGAGTGGCGCGCGCTCCCGGCGGGCGCCGTATTCGCCGGCGCGGCGCTCACCCTGCTCAGCTGGGGCGTGTACGGCTTCGCCTTCTGGGCCCTCGGCCGCGGCATCGGGCTGCCGCCCGTGCTGCCGCTGGCCGACGCTGCGGGCGTGTTCGCCCTAGGCTACATTGTTGGCCTCCTGGCGCTGTTTGCGCCCGGCGGCATCGGCTTCAGGGAGGCGACGTTTCTGGCGCTGCTGACCCCGTACCTGGGTGGCGGAGGGGCGCTGGCCCTCAGCCTCGCCTCGCGCCTGGAGCTCACGTTGACCGAGGCAGCGGCCGGCCTCGGAGCGCTCGCGCTCGGCGGCCGCAAGGGAAGGGAGTCGCTTGAACGCCGACCCTGA
- a CDS encoding glycosyltransferase family 4 protein, whose amino-acid sequence MRILSVTHNYPRFDGDLAGAFLERLAVALVHRGHAVEVVTPADQGAGGRGERQGVRVTRVRYAPAGREILAHRGTMASALRSPAGVAALASLVAAQARALRAAARAGPPVDAVHAHWWVPGGVSAWLARAGGAPYVVTLHGTDAEILRRSAAARVAARRVLRGAAAVTAVSSYVARRAAEVAGLAPDVVLVQPMPLDVDRFSRASRGGGGVVTVGRLTTQKRLDLLLDAVAAFGRRGRPASLLIVGDGPERGPLEARAGALGIADRVRFAGRLEPSRVPEAIGDADVFVFTGVGEGFGLAAAEAFALGIPVVATEDGGGVTEIVPRNGPGRVVPAGDAEALAGAIDELACDPAARPLAAELGARLKRQLAPDAVAARFEELFGRLARGGRRA is encoded by the coding sequence GTGAGAATCCTCAGCGTCACCCACAACTATCCGCGGTTCGACGGCGACCTCGCCGGTGCGTTCCTCGAGCGGCTCGCCGTGGCGCTCGTCCACCGCGGCCACGCGGTCGAGGTGGTGACGCCCGCCGACCAGGGCGCGGGCGGGCGCGGCGAGCGGCAAGGGGTCCGGGTGACGCGGGTCCGCTACGCGCCCGCCGGCCGGGAGATTCTGGCGCACCGCGGGACGATGGCGTCCGCGCTGCGGTCGCCGGCCGGCGTCGCGGCGCTGGCCTCGCTGGTCGCCGCCCAGGCGCGCGCCCTCCGCGCCGCCGCCCGCGCCGGGCCGCCGGTGGACGCCGTGCACGCGCACTGGTGGGTCCCCGGCGGCGTCAGCGCGTGGCTGGCCCGTGCCGGCGGCGCGCCGTACGTGGTGACGCTGCACGGCACGGACGCCGAGATCCTGCGCCGGTCGGCGGCGGCCCGGGTCGCGGCGCGGCGCGTGCTGCGCGGTGCCGCCGCGGTGACCGCGGTCTCGTCCTACGTGGCGCGGCGGGCGGCGGAGGTCGCGGGTCTGGCGCCCGACGTGGTGCTGGTGCAGCCCATGCCGCTGGACGTGGACCGGTTCTCGCGCGCCAGCCGCGGGGGCGGGGGCGTCGTGACCGTGGGCCGCCTGACCACGCAGAAGCGCCTCGACCTGCTGCTCGACGCCGTCGCCGCGTTCGGGCGCCGGGGCCGCCCGGCTTCCCTCCTGATCGTCGGCGACGGCCCGGAGCGCGGGCCGCTCGAGGCGCGGGCGGGCGCGCTCGGCATCGCGGACCGGGTGCGCTTCGCGGGCCGGCTGGAGCCGTCGCGCGTGCCAGAGGCGATCGGCGACGCGGACGTGTTCGTCTTCACCGGCGTCGGGGAGGGCTTCGGCCTCGCCGCGGCCGAGGCCTTCGCGCTCGGCATCCCCGTGGTGGCCACGGAGGACGGGGGCGGCGTGACCGAGATCGTGCCGCGCAACGGGCCGGGCCGCGTCGTGCCCGCGGGCGACGCCGAGGCGCTCGCCGGCGCGATCGACGAGCTGGCGTGCGACCCCGCGGCGCGGCCGCTCGCCGCCGAGCTGGGCGCCCGGCTGAAGCGCCAGCTGGCGCCGGATGCCGTCGCGGCGCGCTTCGAGGAGCTGTTCGGGCGCCTCGCGCGGGGAGGCCGGCGTGCCTAG
- the lptC gene encoding LPS export ABC transporter periplasmic protein LptC, with product MSRGVWRRARWCAGALAAVLVAACGGTDRNVAATGTAADSADQTMWGLTQYLTKEGVKQAFLQADTAFMYEASGRVDLVHVKVTFYSEQGEAESVLTGRTGAYFTRTNQMWARDSVLVVRLADQARLHTSYLEYDPTKNEVRTDRPYVADKGTQHFEGVGFVCDPSFINCSTQHAKGTAGQLVMPAR from the coding sequence ATGAGCCGCGGCGTCTGGCGCCGGGCCCGGTGGTGCGCGGGCGCGCTGGCGGCGGTGCTGGTCGCGGCGTGCGGCGGCACCGACCGCAACGTGGCGGCCACGGGCACGGCCGCCGACAGCGCGGACCAGACGATGTGGGGCCTGACCCAGTACCTGACCAAGGAGGGCGTGAAGCAGGCCTTCCTCCAGGCCGACACCGCGTTCATGTACGAGGCGAGCGGGCGGGTGGACCTGGTCCACGTGAAGGTGACGTTCTACTCGGAGCAGGGCGAGGCCGAGTCCGTGCTCACCGGCAGGACCGGCGCGTACTTCACCCGCACCAACCAGATGTGGGCCCGGGACTCGGTGCTGGTGGTCCGCCTGGCGGACCAGGCGCGGCTGCACACGTCCTACCTCGAGTACGATCCGACCAAGAACGAGGTCCGGACAGACCGGCCGTACGTCGCCGACAAGGGGACGCAGCATTTCGAGGGCGTGGGCTTCGTCTGCGACCCGTCGTTCATCAACTGCAGCACCCAGCACGCGAAGGGCACGGCGGGGCAGCTCGTCATGCCGGCGCGCTAG
- the rpoN gene encoding RNA polymerase factor sigma-54 — translation MKTTLGQHTVLRQDLRINPRLYQAMDLLYMPLLDLQQHLKQELTANPFLELLEPEEEEETPATLAEKKEASEPADREEINWEDILLDGFDQGDWRAPTEEREFSEPVSVQTRDLTSYLREQLQLLDLTDRQRLLVEEFLGNIGGDGYLSATLEEIVAATNGLQEEFAAEREAAPAQAPYTLEEAQAVLAVVQTLDPPGVGARDLRECLLLQLKDKGETGSLAYRLLDEAFDDLIAHRWSDLAKRLGLDTAEVQAAADEIAKLDPKPGLRFSSSEGDYIIPDLIVEKIDGKYRVFLNDTNLPRLRLSRAYQEVARDKKKFVGENREFITQRLNSAQWMIQAIEQRRQTMLKVMNFIVDRQHDFFEKGIEHLKPLTLREVAEVINMHESTVSRVTNEKYVQTPRGVLPLKFFFSSALSTTSGEDASARAIKAQIQKLVGDETPHDPLTDQQIVQKLRERGVRIARRTVAKYRDQLGILSARMRKRV, via the coding sequence GTGAAGACGACGCTCGGCCAGCACACGGTCCTTCGGCAGGACCTGCGCATCAATCCGCGCCTCTACCAGGCGATGGACCTGCTGTACATGCCGCTGCTGGACCTGCAGCAGCACCTCAAGCAGGAGCTGACCGCCAATCCGTTCCTCGAGCTGCTCGAGCCCGAGGAGGAGGAGGAGACGCCCGCCACGCTGGCCGAGAAGAAGGAGGCGTCGGAGCCCGCGGACCGGGAAGAGATCAACTGGGAGGACATCCTCCTCGACGGGTTCGACCAGGGCGACTGGCGCGCGCCCACCGAGGAACGCGAGTTCTCCGAGCCCGTGTCGGTGCAGACGCGCGACCTCACCAGCTACCTGCGCGAGCAGCTGCAGCTGCTGGACCTCACCGACCGGCAGCGCCTGCTGGTGGAGGAGTTCCTCGGCAACATCGGCGGCGACGGGTACCTCTCCGCGACGCTGGAGGAGATCGTCGCAGCCACCAACGGCCTCCAGGAGGAGTTCGCGGCCGAGCGCGAGGCGGCGCCCGCCCAGGCCCCGTACACCCTGGAGGAGGCGCAGGCGGTGCTCGCCGTCGTGCAGACGCTCGACCCGCCCGGGGTCGGCGCGCGCGACCTGCGCGAGTGCCTGTTGCTCCAGCTGAAGGACAAGGGCGAGACGGGCTCGCTGGCGTACCGGCTGCTCGACGAGGCGTTCGACGACCTGATCGCGCACCGCTGGAGCGACCTGGCCAAGCGCCTCGGCCTCGACACGGCCGAGGTCCAGGCGGCCGCCGACGAGATCGCCAAGCTCGATCCCAAGCCCGGCCTGCGGTTCAGCTCCTCCGAGGGCGACTACATCATCCCCGACCTGATCGTCGAGAAGATCGACGGCAAGTACCGGGTGTTCCTCAACGACACCAACCTCCCGCGGCTGCGCCTGTCGCGCGCCTACCAGGAGGTGGCGCGGGACAAGAAGAAGTTCGTCGGCGAGAACCGCGAGTTCATCACCCAGCGCCTCAACAGCGCGCAGTGGATGATCCAGGCCATCGAGCAGCGTCGGCAGACCATGCTCAAGGTGATGAACTTCATCGTGGACCGGCAGCACGACTTCTTCGAGAAGGGGATCGAGCACCTCAAGCCGCTGACGCTCCGCGAGGTGGCCGAGGTGATCAACATGCACGAGAGCACCGTGAGCCGGGTGACCAACGAGAAGTACGTGCAGACCCCGCGCGGCGTGCTGCCACTCAAGTTCTTCTTCTCCAGCGCGCTCTCGACCACCAGCGGCGAGGACGCCAGCGCGCGGGCGATCAAGGCGCAGATCCAGAAGCTGGTGGGCGACGAGACGCCCCACGACCCGCTGACCGACCAGCAGATCGTCCAGAAGCTGCGGGAGCGGGGCGTGCGCATCGCGCGCCGCACCGTGGCCAAGTACCGCGACCAGCTCGGCATCCTGTCGGCCCGGATGCGCAAGCGCGTATGA